Proteins encoded together in one Staphylococcus aureus window:
- a CDS encoding lantibiotic immunity ABC transporter MutE/EpiE family permease subunit, producing MIHLKIEGIKFKNSFSMYVLLISPLVFLCFAIFTVLFAKSNTGTANSVSPYITLLFNIWPIAFIPIVLCMACNSLFKIEMRNKSFNYYLSNNWSITKEIRAKIFILSIAFLVHCFLVFIIAYIGDLIINPHPVNAMLLLVTILLMYVVSLPLIPLNFLLTRYFGVFVSILINLVLSVICVLFLTLKSLFWVLPWGIMQRIPLITLGILPNGLVVNHNSKYFNDLNALYISIIVSIIIFAIVTFLNNKKSWRLK from the coding sequence ATGATACATTTAAAGATAGAAGGTATCAAATTTAAAAATTCTTTCAGTATGTATGTTTTATTAATAAGTCCGCTGGTATTTCTTTGTTTTGCTATTTTCACAGTCTTATTCGCCAAAAGTAATACGGGAACAGCGAATAGTGTGTCACCATATATAACTTTACTATTTAATATTTGGCCAATTGCTTTCATCCCGATTGTATTATGTATGGCTTGTAATTCGTTATTTAAAATTGAAATGAGAAATAAATCATTTAATTATTACTTAAGTAATAATTGGTCGATTACAAAAGAAATAAGAGCAAAGATTTTCATTTTATCAATAGCATTTTTGGTACATTGCTTTTTAGTATTTATTATTGCTTATATAGGTGACCTAATTATTAATCCACATCCGGTTAATGCTATGTTGTTATTGGTGACAATATTGTTGATGTATGTAGTATCTCTACCATTGATACCGCTCAACTTTTTATTAACTCGATACTTTGGTGTGTTCGTATCAATATTAATAAACTTAGTATTATCAGTCATTTGTGTCTTGTTTTTAACATTGAAGAGTTTATTTTGGGTGTTGCCGTGGGGGATAATGCAGAGAATCCCGCTTATTACGCTTGGTATACTACCTAATGGTTTAGTTGTAAACCATAATTCAAAATACTTTAATGATCTCAATGCCTTATATATTTCGATTATTGTTAGCATCATTATTTTCG